From Spartinivicinus ruber, the proteins below share one genomic window:
- a CDS encoding LON peptidase substrate-binding domain-containing protein, producing MAAIPVFPLNTVLFPKCKLPLQIFEPRYLHMLSQSLKAGSGFVIALVKSASPTAAMPTVYCVGTLAQIIDFGQLPNGLLGVTVMGYDKVVIGQSWLADNGLMMAEVSSLPIEQPISLPKKYQCLAEVLGALLAHPVVADLELSCNLGNGLIVGWQLANYLPFTLQQKQLLLELNNPLLRLAQISHLLDDMAQAAV from the coding sequence ATGGCTGCTATTCCAGTTTTTCCTCTCAATACAGTGTTATTTCCTAAGTGCAAATTACCATTGCAAATATTTGAACCCCGCTATCTTCATATGTTGTCACAGAGCCTAAAAGCAGGCAGTGGCTTTGTTATCGCCTTAGTGAAATCTGCTAGCCCAACAGCGGCTATGCCAACGGTTTATTGTGTTGGTACACTGGCTCAAATCATTGACTTTGGTCAGTTACCCAATGGATTATTGGGAGTGACTGTAATGGGGTATGATAAAGTGGTCATTGGCCAGAGCTGGTTAGCAGATAATGGACTGATGATGGCTGAAGTATCCTCGTTACCTATTGAGCAGCCAATATCACTACCCAAAAAATATCAGTGTTTGGCTGAAGTATTGGGTGCACTACTAGCGCACCCTGTGGTAGCTGATTTAGAACTATCCTGTAACTTGGGCAATGGTTTGATTGTTGGTTGGCAATTGGCAAATTATTTACCATTTACTTTGCAGCAAAAACAGTTGCTGCTTGAGTTAAACAATCCATTATTACGACTGGCACAAATTAGTCATTTGCTCGATGACATGGCCCAAGCTGCTGTATAG
- a CDS encoding flavin prenyltransferase UbiX: MTENSSKAFKQTVTLAMTGASGAQYSLRLLEILVQQQVQVYFMISKAAQVVVATETDWQLPGKPAQLVNYFQQRFQAKEGQIKVFGREQWMAPVASGSGAPSQMVVCPCSTGTLSAIATGASNNLIERAADVALKERRQLILVPRETPYSAIHLEHMLKLANLGVTILPASPGFYQKPQSVADMVDFIVARILNHLGIEHQLFPQWGTPAPVSDE, translated from the coding sequence ATGACAGAAAACAGCAGTAAAGCGTTTAAGCAAACTGTTACCTTAGCTATGACTGGAGCATCTGGTGCTCAATATAGCTTGCGGTTGCTTGAAATATTGGTACAGCAACAGGTTCAGGTGTACTTTATGATTTCCAAAGCCGCGCAAGTTGTTGTTGCAACTGAAACAGACTGGCAGTTACCAGGTAAGCCGGCCCAGCTCGTTAATTACTTTCAACAGCGCTTTCAAGCTAAAGAAGGGCAGATAAAAGTATTTGGTAGAGAGCAGTGGATGGCACCAGTGGCTTCTGGCTCTGGTGCACCGAGTCAAATGGTAGTTTGCCCGTGTAGCACAGGTACTTTGTCAGCTATAGCAACAGGAGCCAGTAATAACTTAATCGAACGTGCTGCAGATGTTGCACTGAAAGAGCGACGACAGCTCATTTTAGTGCCAAGAGAAACTCCTTACTCGGCGATTCACCTGGAGCATATGCTCAAGCTGGCAAATTTAGGCGTTACCATATTGCCTGCTAGCCCTGGCTTTTATCAAAAACCCCAGTCAGTTGCTGACATGGTGGACTTCATTGTAGCGCGGATTTTAAATCACTTAGGTATTGAACATCAGTTGTTTCCTCAATGGGGCACCCCAGCACCAGTTAGTGATGAATAA
- the mpl gene encoding UDP-N-acetylmuramate:L-alanyl-gamma-D-glutamyl-meso-diaminopimelate ligase, which translates to MHIHILGICGTFMGSLALLAKELGYQVTGSDTHVYPPMSTQLAEQGIIVEEGYLPDHLIPAPDLVVIGNAMSRGNPAVEYVLASGLPYISGPAWLAQHLLKDRWVLAVSGTHGKTTTSSMLAWILECAGMSPGFLIGGVPKNFGYSARLGDTSFFVVEADEYDSAFFDKRSKFVHYQPRTLIINNLEYDHADIFPDLAAIQTQFHHLIRTVPSNGLIIYPEGERAIDQVIEKGCWTPTQTLGMTEGVTGNWQAQLVKPDASCFKVLLDGKQVGSVSWSLTGKHNMANGLAAIAAARHVGVLPEVASEALSQFEGIKRRLELIAEVNGVQLYDDFAHHPTAIATTLEGLRASVGEEKIIAVIEPRSNTMKMGVHKEQLVQSTQTADLVYWYQPPDMDWLNGMVDKANGHGVCCDQVADIIKQVKAQVQPGSHVVIMSNGGFQGIHQQMAKALAE; encoded by the coding sequence ATGCATATACATATTTTAGGTATTTGTGGAACATTTATGGGTAGCTTGGCCCTGTTAGCAAAAGAGCTAGGCTACCAGGTAACCGGCTCCGATACTCATGTGTACCCTCCTATGAGCACTCAGTTGGCAGAGCAAGGCATAATAGTAGAAGAAGGCTACTTGCCAGATCACTTAATCCCTGCGCCAGACTTAGTAGTGATCGGTAATGCAATGTCTCGTGGCAACCCAGCAGTGGAGTATGTGTTAGCGAGTGGTTTGCCTTATATTTCTGGTCCTGCCTGGTTGGCTCAACATTTGTTAAAAGACCGTTGGGTATTAGCAGTCTCTGGCACTCATGGTAAAACTACGACTTCCAGTATGCTTGCCTGGATTTTAGAGTGCGCAGGAATGTCACCAGGTTTTTTAATTGGTGGGGTTCCAAAGAACTTTGGTTATTCTGCGCGCTTAGGTGACACTTCATTTTTTGTGGTAGAAGCAGATGAATATGACAGTGCTTTTTTTGATAAGCGCTCCAAGTTTGTTCACTACCAGCCAAGAACCCTGATCATTAACAATTTGGAATATGATCATGCAGACATTTTCCCTGATTTGGCCGCAATTCAAACTCAGTTTCATCACTTGATTAGGACAGTACCGAGCAATGGTTTGATCATTTACCCTGAGGGTGAACGAGCTATTGACCAGGTTATCGAAAAGGGCTGCTGGACTCCTACTCAAACCCTTGGAATGACAGAAGGGGTAACAGGTAACTGGCAAGCTCAGCTGGTGAAGCCCGATGCCAGCTGCTTTAAAGTGCTTCTTGATGGCAAGCAAGTGGGCTCTGTTAGCTGGTCATTAACGGGTAAGCATAATATGGCGAACGGTTTAGCCGCTATTGCGGCTGCTCGGCATGTGGGTGTGTTGCCTGAAGTAGCAAGTGAAGCACTTTCGCAGTTTGAGGGTATTAAGCGGCGCCTGGAGCTAATTGCTGAGGTTAATGGTGTACAACTCTATGATGATTTTGCTCACCATCCAACAGCCATTGCCACTACTTTAGAAGGTTTAAGGGCGAGTGTAGGAGAGGAAAAAATTATTGCTGTTATAGAGCCTCGTTCTAACACCATGAAAATGGGAGTACATAAAGAACAGTTAGTACAATCAACCCAAACGGCCGATTTGGTGTATTGGTATCAACCGCCAGACATGGATTGGCTTAATGGAATGGTAGATAAAGCGAATGGTCATGGTGTTTGTTGTGATCAAGTGGCTGATATTATTAAGCAAGTGAAAGCACAGGTACAGCCAGGTAGTCACGTGGTTATTATGAGTAATGGAGGCTTTCAAGGCATTCATCAGCAAATGGCTAAGGCATTGGCAGAATGA
- the mtgA gene encoding monofunctional biosynthetic peptidoglycan transglycosylase, with protein MARKKPSSKKTSWLSQATAKVRRACLKITVFLIGVSFSLTAMLRWFDPPTTAYMVQRKLGFNLPGQACQQISHQWQSWQNISPELALAVIAAEDQRFAEHIGFDFSAIQQALKDGLTNNRLRGGSTISQQLAKNLFLWPERSMLRKGLEVYLTAIIELTWPKQRILEVYLNTIQFDSCTFGVEAASHAFFNQPASQVSRQQAALMAAVLPAPHRLKVTHPNHYLRRKQSWIVRQIKQLGGQLYIKQITIH; from the coding sequence GTGGCGAGAAAAAAGCCATCAAGTAAAAAAACATCCTGGTTATCGCAAGCAACAGCAAAAGTTAGGCGAGCCTGCTTAAAAATAACAGTTTTTTTAATTGGTGTTAGCTTCAGCTTAACCGCCATGCTTCGCTGGTTCGATCCACCAACAACTGCTTACATGGTACAACGCAAATTAGGGTTTAACTTGCCAGGCCAAGCTTGTCAGCAGATTTCCCACCAGTGGCAGAGCTGGCAGAATATTTCACCAGAATTAGCCTTAGCAGTGATAGCAGCTGAAGACCAGCGTTTTGCAGAGCACATCGGTTTTGACTTTAGCGCTATCCAACAAGCACTCAAAGATGGCTTAACCAATAATCGACTGCGTGGGGGCAGCACCATTAGCCAACAGCTGGCGAAAAACTTATTTCTTTGGCCAGAGCGCAGCATGCTACGCAAGGGTTTAGAAGTTTATCTCACTGCAATTATTGAATTAACCTGGCCTAAGCAGCGCATCCTTGAAGTGTATTTAAACACTATACAGTTTGACTCCTGTACCTTTGGCGTCGAAGCAGCCAGCCATGCGTTCTTTAACCAACCAGCCAGCCAGGTAAGCAGGCAGCAAGCAGCATTGATGGCTGCCGTCTTGCCCGCCCCTCACCGCTTAAAAGTGACCCATCCTAACCACTACCTCAGACGAAAACAGTCTTGGATTGTCAGACAAATCAAGCAACTAGGTGGTCAACTTTATATAAAGCAAATTACCATTCATTAG
- a CDS encoding c-type cytochrome, giving the protein MSNSNHANETENIITLLNSKQSSPELLKQAIKQGKERAILCGYCHGKDGNSVKGYIPNLAGQHPEYLVTQFEAFSQGDRYNYVMAKLAKNLTVEERVNLALYYSSLPVEASANSNNDIFQQEGKQLFNSRCAACHGSRGLGKDNSPRLAGQPEQFIVNSLNTFKKGGRQLPGSPMPGIAAGLTKQEIAAVAVYITSM; this is encoded by the coding sequence TTGTCAAATTCAAATCACGCAAATGAAACTGAAAATATAATCACGTTATTGAATAGTAAACAATCATCTCCCGAGCTATTAAAACAAGCGATTAAACAAGGAAAAGAACGGGCAATATTATGTGGCTATTGCCATGGTAAGGATGGCAATAGTGTAAAAGGTTATATTCCTAATTTAGCAGGACAGCACCCAGAGTATTTGGTTACTCAGTTTGAAGCATTCAGTCAGGGTGATCGTTATAACTATGTTATGGCTAAGCTAGCGAAAAATCTGACGGTTGAAGAACGGGTTAATTTGGCCCTTTATTACTCCAGTTTGCCGGTTGAAGCTTCGGCTAATAGTAACAACGATATTTTTCAGCAAGAAGGTAAACAGTTGTTTAATAGCCGCTGTGCTGCCTGCCATGGCTCAAGGGGACTGGGTAAAGATAACTCGCCACGATTAGCGGGCCAGCCAGAACAATTTATTGTTAACAGTCTTAACACCTTCAAAAAGGGAGGACGACAGTTGCCTGGCTCCCCTATGCCAGGGATTGCGGCAGGGTTAACAAAACAGGAGATAGCCGCTGTAGCAGTCTACATAACTAGTATGTAG
- a CDS encoding NAD(P)/FAD-dependent oxidoreductase — MSGSSAVPHVVIVGGGAGGMVLATRLGKKLGKKQLAKVTLVDQAETHLWKPLLHEVAAGSIDYTANEVNYKAHAKRNHYMFVQGKLTEIDRKNKQLTIAPLLDSDEEEIFPARELSYDYLIIAIGSNSNNFGVEGVAENCKTLDNYSQAKQFHHRFLKQYNQVEQRPEKPLKIVIVGAGATGVELAAELRHAAYELAHYGNQQVPVDQVKITIIEGAPRILPALPERISNAAERELTKLAINIVAGESVVKVTSQGVALGNGNLVEGELLIWAAGVKAPDVLTTLDGLEVNRLNQLQVLPNLQTKQDPNIFALGDCAECILQEGDRPLSPRAQVAYQQAVYLSKAIAHLITKPANETKQYPNFSFHDHGSLVSFSRYGAVGQLMGGLLKGSLMLEGILARWSYQMLYRMHQSSLHGYFLTVLYWLSDKLNKVLRPRLKLH, encoded by the coding sequence ATGAGTGGTAGCAGTGCTGTACCCCATGTGGTGATAGTGGGAGGTGGTGCCGGTGGCATGGTATTGGCGACACGGTTGGGGAAAAAACTGGGTAAAAAGCAATTAGCCAAGGTGACATTGGTGGACCAGGCAGAAACTCACTTATGGAAGCCCTTGCTGCATGAAGTTGCAGCTGGCTCAATCGACTACACGGCAAATGAAGTAAACTATAAGGCGCATGCCAAGCGAAATCACTATATGTTTGTTCAGGGTAAATTAACTGAGATAGATCGTAAAAATAAGCAACTTACCATTGCGCCATTGCTTGATTCTGATGAGGAGGAAATTTTTCCTGCAAGAGAGTTAAGTTATGACTATTTAATTATAGCCATTGGCAGTAACAGCAATAACTTTGGGGTTGAAGGGGTTGCTGAAAACTGCAAAACCTTGGATAACTACTCTCAAGCTAAGCAATTTCATCATCGTTTTCTTAAACAATATAACCAAGTAGAGCAACGCCCAGAAAAACCTCTGAAGATTGTTATTGTGGGGGCAGGTGCAACTGGTGTTGAGCTTGCGGCAGAGTTGCGTCATGCCGCTTATGAGCTGGCCCATTATGGTAATCAGCAAGTGCCTGTTGACCAAGTGAAAATAACAATTATTGAAGGTGCCCCGAGAATACTGCCAGCACTGCCTGAGCGAATCAGTAATGCAGCTGAACGAGAACTAACCAAGCTTGCGATAAATATTGTGGCTGGTGAGTCAGTGGTTAAAGTAACAAGTCAAGGTGTGGCTTTAGGCAATGGTAACCTTGTAGAGGGTGAATTATTGATTTGGGCGGCTGGTGTGAAAGCGCCAGATGTATTAACCACCCTTGATGGTTTGGAGGTAAATCGGCTGAACCAGTTGCAAGTACTGCCAAATTTACAAACCAAGCAAGACCCTAACATTTTTGCTCTGGGGGATTGTGCCGAGTGTATTCTACAGGAAGGTGATCGCCCATTATCCCCAAGGGCGCAAGTTGCTTATCAACAGGCGGTGTATTTATCGAAAGCAATTGCTCATTTGATTACAAAGCCTGCTAATGAAACCAAACAATATCCTAATTTTAGTTTTCATGATCATGGCTCGCTGGTGTCGTTTAGTCGCTATGGGGCAGTAGGCCAGCTGATGGGAGGATTGTTAAAAGGTTCATTGATGTTAGAAGGTATACTGGCTCGTTGGTCATACCAAATGCTTTATCGGATGCATCAAAGCAGTCTGCATGGTTATTTTTTAACAGTACTTTATTGGTTAAGTGATAAGCTGAACAAAGTACTAAGACCGAGATTAAAACTGCATTGA
- a CDS encoding zf-TFIIB domain-containing protein: MKCTKCKQGFLTPIKLEPAFPCLECSECQGHWVYLEDYLCWLEKTPTEEPSDRQIHEQIEVDDSKQALLCPETGRIMLKYRISADNSHQVDLSPEVNGIWLDKGGMGFGLIKVSGHY; this comes from the coding sequence ATGAAATGTACAAAATGCAAACAAGGCTTTCTTACCCCTATAAAACTAGAGCCCGCTTTCCCCTGCCTTGAATGCAGCGAATGTCAAGGCCATTGGGTATATTTGGAGGATTACCTTTGCTGGCTTGAAAAAACACCCACTGAAGAGCCATCTGATCGTCAGATCCATGAACAAATTGAAGTTGATGACAGTAAACAAGCACTGCTATGCCCAGAAACAGGCAGAATTATGCTCAAATACCGGATATCGGCTGATAACTCTCACCAAGTCGATTTAAGTCCTGAAGTGAATGGGATTTGGCTTGATAAAGGTGGAATGGGATTTGGCTTGATAAAGGTGAGTGGACATTATTGA
- a CDS encoding bifunctional DedA family/phosphatase PAP2 family protein, with protein sequence MDLTAIQPLLDWLSANQQWLAVAIILFAFFESLAIVGIVIPGVALLYGVAALAGKLEMNIWLVLSCGFIGAVLGDGISFLAGYHYHEQIKQRWPFNRYPAFIERGEAFFNKHGGKSIAIGRFVGPIRPVIPLVAGILNMPIGRFLLINICSAVAWAPAYLLPGYISGLLLQASFELPQSFYLGLALVVVGIGIICWLVSQSTHQLTAEQRGYQWFAGYFAQKSWWQRFCSPRQQVNYSFPLADLLACIVCTIVFIILLASIKQYCWDDTNQALLNYFINLHQPLIDNAVISITLLGDTQNILFLTIFAVCWLWFSQYRATAIYVGGSVIAAQLITWTIKVSLAWPRPDVLMELPSPYSFPSGHTTLLSTLALTISCLIATEQPIKKRWWIYFIGIMPGCLVGFSRVYLGSHWFTDIIAGLVISIIITALARFFYTPYDKSSLHTNFGLYVLLAGVLLISAAYVVFTFPEAQQLYLLK encoded by the coding sequence ATGGACCTAACTGCCATTCAACCTTTACTTGACTGGTTAAGCGCCAACCAACAGTGGCTTGCTGTTGCTATTATTTTGTTTGCTTTTTTTGAATCCCTCGCAATTGTTGGCATTGTTATACCTGGAGTTGCCTTGCTATATGGTGTGGCAGCCTTAGCTGGCAAGCTGGAAATGAATATCTGGTTAGTGCTTAGTTGTGGATTTATTGGTGCCGTGCTAGGCGATGGTATCAGCTTTTTAGCTGGTTACCATTATCACGAACAAATCAAACAGCGCTGGCCATTCAATCGTTATCCAGCGTTTATTGAACGAGGCGAAGCTTTTTTCAACAAACATGGAGGTAAAAGTATTGCCATTGGTCGCTTTGTCGGCCCTATCAGACCAGTGATTCCATTGGTTGCCGGCATTTTGAATATGCCTATCGGGCGCTTTTTGCTAATCAATATTTGTTCAGCAGTTGCCTGGGCTCCTGCTTATTTACTACCAGGCTATATTTCTGGGCTATTATTACAGGCCTCTTTTGAGTTACCTCAATCATTTTACCTGGGACTCGCTCTTGTTGTAGTGGGTATTGGCATTATCTGCTGGCTAGTCAGTCAAAGCACTCACCAATTAACAGCAGAGCAACGTGGCTATCAGTGGTTTGCTGGCTATTTTGCCCAAAAATCCTGGTGGCAAAGGTTTTGCTCTCCAAGACAACAAGTGAACTATAGTTTTCCTCTGGCTGACTTACTAGCCTGCATAGTTTGTACGATAGTCTTTATTATACTGTTAGCCAGCATTAAACAATACTGTTGGGATGATACAAATCAAGCCTTACTTAACTACTTTATTAACCTACACCAGCCACTAATAGATAATGCAGTGATTAGCATTACCTTACTGGGCGATACTCAAAATATTTTATTTCTGACAATATTTGCAGTGTGCTGGCTGTGGTTTAGTCAATATCGAGCAACGGCAATTTATGTAGGAGGCAGTGTAATAGCTGCTCAGTTGATTACATGGACTATTAAAGTATCCCTAGCCTGGCCTCGACCTGATGTACTAATGGAGCTTCCTAGTCCCTATTCTTTTCCTAGTGGTCATACTACCTTACTCTCTACTTTAGCTTTAACTATCAGCTGTTTGATTGCTACAGAACAACCCATAAAAAAACGCTGGTGGATTTATTTTATTGGGATAATGCCGGGCTGTTTAGTAGGCTTCAGCCGAGTATATTTAGGGAGCCACTGGTTTACGGATATTATTGCAGGATTAGTTATCAGTATCATCATTACTGCTTTGGCTCGTTTTTTCTATACGCCTTATGACAAGAGCAGTCTCCACACCAATTTTGGGCTCTATGTGTTATTAGCAGGTGTTTTACTAATAAGTGCTGCTTATGTCGTATTTACTTTCCCTGAAGCACAACAGCTTTATCTACTTAAGTAA
- a CDS encoding acyltransferase family protein: protein MGNNNSQRWHAIDAFRGITIAFMILVNTPGSWSYVYQPLKHADWHGCTPTDLVFPCFLFIVGISIYYSLKKGNNNRQVIYYKILKRTAVICGIGLLLHGFPYFNKDIENLRIMGVLQRIALAYCFSALLIQWLKPKQLIITSLFILLSYWLILWSFGSEQPYTMEGNIVREVDLWLLGANHMWQINGFPFDPEGILSTLPAIATCLIGYLTVYFINAKQTTKIQNCYYLFSYGALLTLLGYIWDNYFPINKYLWTSSYVLFTAGIAQIILALFIIAVDIKAWLKPVRPLLVFGANPLLSYILADLWARVLLFVIQIKDDESQITYDGYQNFYQTVFVPLAGHWNGSLLFACFHVLAIWAIMLIFYKKQIFFKA, encoded by the coding sequence ATGGGAAATAATAACTCGCAACGCTGGCACGCTATTGATGCTTTTCGCGGCATTACTATTGCATTTATGATTTTAGTTAATACACCAGGAAGCTGGTCTTATGTATATCAACCACTAAAGCACGCCGATTGGCATGGCTGCACACCAACTGATTTAGTGTTTCCTTGCTTTTTATTTATTGTGGGAATTTCCATTTACTACTCTCTTAAAAAGGGTAACAACAACCGACAAGTTATTTATTATAAAATCCTCAAACGAACAGCCGTCATATGTGGTATTGGGTTATTGTTACATGGTTTCCCTTATTTCAATAAAGACATAGAAAATTTACGAATTATGGGAGTACTACAAAGAATTGCGTTGGCTTACTGCTTTAGTGCATTGCTAATACAATGGTTAAAACCCAAACAACTTATTATTACCAGTCTATTTATTTTATTAAGTTATTGGTTAATCCTGTGGAGTTTTGGAAGTGAACAACCTTATACTATGGAAGGAAACATTGTCCGCGAAGTTGATTTATGGTTATTAGGTGCCAATCATATGTGGCAGATTAATGGATTCCCATTTGACCCAGAAGGTATCTTAAGTACCTTACCTGCAATCGCCACTTGCCTAATAGGCTATTTGACCGTTTACTTTATCAATGCAAAACAAACAACCAAAATACAAAACTGTTATTATTTATTTAGCTATGGCGCACTACTTACTCTATTGGGCTATATCTGGGATAATTACTTTCCTATTAATAAGTATTTATGGACAAGCTCCTATGTATTATTCACAGCTGGGATCGCACAAATTATTCTTGCACTCTTTATCATAGCAGTAGATATAAAAGCCTGGCTAAAACCAGTCAGACCTCTCCTAGTGTTTGGTGCAAACCCTCTGCTTTCTTATATACTCGCAGATTTATGGGCTCGAGTTTTACTCTTTGTTATTCAAATAAAAGACGACGAGAGTCAAATAACCTATGATGGTTATCAAAATTTTTATCAAACGGTTTTTGTTCCCCTGGCTGGTCACTGGAATGGCTCACTGCTGTTTGCCTGTTTTCATGTGCTTGCAATATGGGCAATTATGCTGATTTTCTATAAAAAGCAGATTTTCTTTAAAGCGTAG
- a CDS encoding 6-phosphofructokinase: protein MAKKNAFYAQSGGVTSVINATACGVIETARRYPDLINNVYAGHNGIIGALTEDLIDTNAEDPATIAALKHTPGGAFGSCRYKLKDLETNRAEYERLIEVFQAHNIGYFFYNGGGDSQDTAYKVSQISEKMGYPITCIGIPKTIDNDLPFTDTCPGFGSVAKYVAISTKEAALDIQSMCKSSTKVFILEVMGRHAGWIAAAGGLAAEKAGDPPHLILFPETAFDETKFLAKVDEAVKQHGYCVIVASEGTSHADGSLISASTTVVDAFGHQQLGGIAPVLTKLIKDNLGYKYHYAVSDYLQRAARHIASKVDVEQAYAVGKAAVEFAANGKNAVMPIIQRDSQTPYQWSIGESCLSEVANQEKLMPTDFISEDGFGITQAARDYLEPLIQGEDYPPYKDGMPVYARLKMVPVKKKLNTDFKV, encoded by the coding sequence ATGGCAAAAAAAAATGCCTTTTACGCCCAGTCTGGTGGTGTAACCTCTGTTATCAACGCTACTGCTTGCGGTGTGATTGAAACAGCTCGCCGTTATCCTGATTTAATCAATAATGTATATGCTGGCCATAATGGCATTATTGGTGCGCTAACTGAAGACCTGATAGACACCAACGCCGAAGACCCTGCTACTATCGCTGCTTTAAAACATACTCCTGGCGGCGCATTTGGCTCATGTCGTTATAAGTTGAAAGACTTAGAAACCAACCGTGCTGAATATGAGCGATTGATTGAAGTTTTCCAGGCTCACAATATTGGTTACTTTTTTTACAACGGTGGTGGAGATTCTCAAGATACAGCATATAAAGTATCTCAAATCAGTGAAAAAATGGGTTACCCCATTACCTGTATTGGTATTCCTAAAACCATCGACAACGACCTACCCTTCACTGACACTTGCCCTGGTTTTGGCTCAGTTGCCAAGTACGTCGCTATTTCAACCAAAGAAGCTGCATTAGACATCCAATCTATGTGCAAGTCTTCAACCAAAGTGTTTATTCTTGAGGTGATGGGACGCCATGCTGGCTGGATTGCAGCAGCAGGTGGTTTGGCTGCTGAAAAAGCCGGTGACCCACCTCATCTAATCTTATTCCCTGAAACGGCTTTTGATGAAACCAAGTTTCTTGCCAAAGTAGATGAAGCAGTTAAACAGCACGGCTACTGTGTTATTGTTGCTTCTGAAGGTACCAGTCACGCTGATGGCTCATTAATTTCAGCTTCAACGACCGTCGTAGATGCTTTTGGTCACCAGCAGCTGGGGGGAATTGCACCCGTATTAACCAAATTAATTAAAGATAACCTAGGGTATAAGTACCACTATGCCGTTTCAGACTATTTGCAACGTGCTGCACGGCATATTGCTTCAAAAGTAGATGTTGAGCAAGCATACGCTGTCGGTAAAGCAGCCGTTGAATTTGCAGCCAATGGTAAAAATGCTGTAATGCCCATCATTCAACGCGATAGCCAAACACCCTATCAGTGGTCCATTGGAGAATCTTGCTTAAGTGAAGTGGCTAACCAGGAAAAGTTAATGCCAACCGATTTTATCAGCGAAGATGGTTTTGGCATTACCCAAGCAGCTAGAGATTATCTAGAGCCATTAATTCAAGGAGAAGATTACCCACCTTACAAAGATGGTATGCCTGTATATGCTCGCTTGAAAATGGTTCCAGTTAAGAAAAAACTAAATACTGATTTTAAAGTGTAG
- a CDS encoding VOC family protein: MNTHLKSPSLTHIALHVQNLEECIAFYQSYCNMRVIHQRKNEHDTIVWLAESGREAEMIFVLMSGGPFRQSSDQGYGHLGFAVASRKQVDEVADRAKQDNCLIWPPKEEPYPVGYYCGVVDPNGNYVEFSYGQPLGPGAKPLKS; this comes from the coding sequence ATGAATACTCACCTTAAATCGCCAAGTTTGACTCATATTGCCTTACATGTTCAAAACCTTGAAGAATGCATAGCGTTTTATCAGTCTTACTGTAACATGCGGGTCATTCATCAACGAAAAAATGAACACGACACAATTGTCTGGTTAGCAGAATCTGGCCGAGAGGCTGAAATGATTTTTGTATTAATGTCTGGCGGGCCTTTCCGCCAAAGTAGTGATCAAGGTTATGGACATTTGGGCTTTGCTGTCGCAAGCCGCAAGCAAGTCGATGAAGTGGCTGACAGAGCCAAACAAGACAACTGTCTTATCTGGCCACCAAAAGAAGAACCCTATCCTGTTGGCTATTATTGTGGCGTCGTTGATCCAAATGGTAATTATGTAGAATTTAGCTATGGACAACCTCTTGGGCCTGGAGCTAAACCACTTAAGTCATAA